The Hemicordylus capensis ecotype Gifberg chromosome 6, rHemCap1.1.pri, whole genome shotgun sequence genome window below encodes:
- the MPDU1 gene encoding mannose-P-dolichol utilization defect 1 protein isoform X1: MAAMMALRGLMVPHLLPDGCFDELFVDFNLLHIPCLKILISKGLGFAIVAGSLMVKLPQIVKIMRAKSGEGLSFHSILLELLAITGTMAYSIANSFPFSAWGEALFLMLQTVAIGFLVQHFEGRTERGLAFLLAYAGALSLTLSPLTPSGVVTALQAFNMPAVVISRLLQAATNYRNGHTGQLSAVTACLLFAGSLARIFTSVQETGDALLALTYIVSSACNGIIMGQLLYYWNVPLSKRKED; the protein is encoded by the exons ATGGCGGCGATGATGGCGCTGAGGGGGCTGATGGTCCCGCATCTCCTCCCGGATGGCTGCTTCGACGAGCTCTTCGTCGACTTCAACCTCTTACACA TTCCATGCCTCAAAATCTTGATCAGCAAAGGACTCGGATTTGCCATCGTTGCGGGTTCCCTCATGG TGAAGCTTCCACAGATTGTCAAGATCATGAGGGCCAAGAGTGGCGAGGGGCTGAGTTTCCATTCCATATTGCTGGAGCTCCTGGCCATCACTGGCACCATGGCCTATAGCATCGCCAACAGCTTCCCTTTCAG TGCCTGGGGGGAGGCGCTCTTCCTCATGCTGCAGACGGTGGCCATTGGCTTCCTGGTCCAGCATTTTGAGGGCCGCACGGAACGTG gACTGGCCTTCCTGCTTGCCTATGCCGGAGCCCTTTCCCTCACGCTGTCTCCTCTCACCCCCAGCGGGGTCGTGACGGCCCTTCAGGCTTTCAATATGCCTGCTGTGGTAATAAGCAGG CTCCTACAGGCAGCCACCAACTACCGCAATGGGCACACGGGGCAGCTCTCGGCCGtcactgcctgcctgctgttTGCCGGGTCCCTGGCACGGATCTTCACCTCTGTCCAA GAGACAGGCGACGCCCTGCTGGCACTCACCTACATCGTCTCCTCGGCCTGCAACGGCATCATCATGGGGCAGCTGCTCTACTACTGGAACGTGCCCCTCAGCAAACGGAAGGAAGACTAG
- the MPDU1 gene encoding mannose-P-dolichol utilization defect 1 protein isoform X2 produces the protein MVKLPQIVKIMRAKSGEGLSFHSILLELLAITGTMAYSIANSFPFSAWGEALFLMLQTVAIGFLVQHFEGRTERGLAFLLAYAGALSLTLSPLTPSGVVTALQAFNMPAVVISRLLQAATNYRNGHTGQLSAVTACLLFAGSLARIFTSVQETGDALLALTYIVSSACNGIIMGQLLYYWNVPLSKRKED, from the exons ATGG TGAAGCTTCCACAGATTGTCAAGATCATGAGGGCCAAGAGTGGCGAGGGGCTGAGTTTCCATTCCATATTGCTGGAGCTCCTGGCCATCACTGGCACCATGGCCTATAGCATCGCCAACAGCTTCCCTTTCAG TGCCTGGGGGGAGGCGCTCTTCCTCATGCTGCAGACGGTGGCCATTGGCTTCCTGGTCCAGCATTTTGAGGGCCGCACGGAACGTG gACTGGCCTTCCTGCTTGCCTATGCCGGAGCCCTTTCCCTCACGCTGTCTCCTCTCACCCCCAGCGGGGTCGTGACGGCCCTTCAGGCTTTCAATATGCCTGCTGTGGTAATAAGCAGG CTCCTACAGGCAGCCACCAACTACCGCAATGGGCACACGGGGCAGCTCTCGGCCGtcactgcctgcctgctgttTGCCGGGTCCCTGGCACGGATCTTCACCTCTGTCCAA GAGACAGGCGACGCCCTGCTGGCACTCACCTACATCGTCTCCTCGGCCTGCAACGGCATCATCATGGGGCAGCTGCTCTACTACTGGAACGTGCCCCTCAGCAAACGGAAGGAAGACTAG